In Nyctibius grandis isolate bNycGra1 chromosome 6, bNycGra1.pri, whole genome shotgun sequence, a single genomic region encodes these proteins:
- the LOC137664821 gene encoding alcohol dehydrogenase 1 isoform X3, whose amino-acid sequence MRREVVPSTLRLIVDCSFDDLMVLKDVKKLHKQIQRCYAENRKAFHPVQFYLTSHGGQLKSSMNENDKGWVNWKDIQIRTEHYSELIKKEDLVYLTSDSPDVLSELDEKKAYVIGGLVDHNHHKVIKCKAAVLWEANKPFSIEEVEVAPPKAHEVRIKIMATGICRSDDHVVTGGLVMPFPIILGHEAAGVVESVGEGVTSIKPGDKVIPLFVPQCGECNSCLSTKGNLCSKNDLSSGAGLMPDGTTRFTCKGKAIHHFMGTSTFTEYTVVHESAVARIDSAAPLEKVCLIGCGFSTGYGAAVQTAKVEPGSTCAVFGLGGVGLSVVMGCKAAGASRIIAVDINSDKFAKAKELGATDCVNPKDFKKPIHEVLIEMTTHGVDYSFEVIGHTETMAAALACCQYNYGVSVIVGVPPAAQKISFDPMLLFTGRTWKGSVFGGWKSKDSVPKLVADYMKKKFVLDPLITHTLPFTKINEGFDLLRTGKSIRSVLVF is encoded by the exons GATGTTAAGAAGCTTCACAAGCAAATTCAGAGATGTTATGCAGAAAACCGCAAAGCATTTCATCCTGTGCAG TTTTACTTGACCAGCCACGGGGGACAGTTGAAGAGCAGCATGAATGAAAATGACAAAGGATGGGTGAACTGGAAG GATATCCAAATTAGAACAGAGCACTACAGTGAGCTAATAAAGAAAGAAGACCTAGTGTATCTTACCTCAGATTCCCCGGATGTTCTCAGTGAGCTTGATGAGAAGAAAGCCTATGTGATTGGAGGACTGGTGGATCACAATCACCACAAG GTTATTAAATGCAAAGCAGCAGTACTGTGGGAAGCCAATAAACCATTTTCTATTGAGGAAGTGGAAGTTGCCCCACCAAAAGCACATGAAGTTCGCATAAAG ATCATGGCCACGGGGATCTGTCGCTCTGATGACCATGTGGTAACTGGGGGACTGGTTATGCCTTTTCCAATAATCCTTGGGCATGAAGCAGCTGGTGTTGTGGAGAGTGTTGGGGAGGGAGTAACTTCTATCAAACCAG GAGACAAGGTTATTCCACTCTTTGTTCCACAGTGTGGGGAGTGCAACAGTTGCTTAAGCACCAAGGGTAATCTGTGCAGTAAAAATGA CCTTAGTTCAGGTGCTGGATTAATGCCTGATGGCACCACTAGATTCACCTGTAAAGGAAAAGCAATTCACCATTTTATGGGTACAAGTACCTTCACTGAATACACAGTAGTGCACGAATCTGCTGTAGCCAGAATTGATTCTGCTGCTCCCCTGGAAAAAGTTTGTCTAATTGGCTGTGGATTTTCAACTGGTTATGGGGCTGCTGTGCAGACTGCTAAG GTGGAACCAGGCTCCACCTGTGCCGTCTTTGGCCTCGGAGGAGTTGGCCTCTCTGTTGTCATGGGCTGCAAGGCGGCTGGAGCTTCCCGCATCATTGCCGTTGATATCAACAGTGACAAGTTTGCCAAGGCCAAGGAGCTGGGAGCCACAGACTGCGTCAACCCTAAAGATTTCAAGAAGCCTATTCATGAAGTGTTGATTGAAATGACCACCCATGGTGTAGACTACTCCTTTGAGGTCATCGGCCATACTGAAACCATG GCTGCAGCCTTGGCCTGTTGCCAATACAACTACGGAGTCAGTGTGATTGTGGGAGTGCCCCCTGCGGCACAGAAGATCAGTTTTGACCCCATGCTCCTCTTCACTGGTCGCACCTGGAAAGGGTCCGTCTTTGGAG gctgGAAGAGTAAAGATTCAGTCCCTAAACTGGTTGCTGActacatgaagaaaaaatttgTTCTGGATCCATTAATAACTCACACCCTTCCTTTCACTAAAATCAATGAAGGATTTGATCTGCTAAGGACAGGGAAAAG TATTCGCAGTGTCCTGGTGTTTTAG
- the LOC137664821 gene encoding alcohol dehydrogenase 1 isoform X6 gives MATGICRSDDHVVTGGLVMPFPIILGHEAAGVVESVGEGVTSIKPGDKVIPLFVPQCGECNSCLSTKGNLCSKNDLSSGAGLMPDGTTRFTCKGKAIHHFMGTSTFTEYTVVHESAVARIDSAAPLEKVCLIGCGFSTGYGAAVQTAKVEPGSTCAVFGLGGVGLSVVMGCKAAGASRIIAVDINSDKFAKAKELGATDCVNPKDFKKPIHEVLIEMTTHGVDYSFEVIGHTETMAAALACCQYNYGVSVIVGVPPAAQKISFDPMLLFTGRTWKGSVFGGWKSKDSVPKLVADYMKKKFVLDPLITHTLPFTKINEGFDLLRTGKSIRSVLVF, from the exons ATGGCCACGGGGATCTGTCGCTCTGATGACCATGTGGTAACTGGGGGACTGGTTATGCCTTTTCCAATAATCCTTGGGCATGAAGCAGCTGGTGTTGTGGAGAGTGTTGGGGAGGGAGTAACTTCTATCAAACCAG GAGACAAGGTTATTCCACTCTTTGTTCCACAGTGTGGGGAGTGCAACAGTTGCTTAAGCACCAAGGGTAATCTGTGCAGTAAAAATGA CCTTAGTTCAGGTGCTGGATTAATGCCTGATGGCACCACTAGATTCACCTGTAAAGGAAAAGCAATTCACCATTTTATGGGTACAAGTACCTTCACTGAATACACAGTAGTGCACGAATCTGCTGTAGCCAGAATTGATTCTGCTGCTCCCCTGGAAAAAGTTTGTCTAATTGGCTGTGGATTTTCAACTGGTTATGGGGCTGCTGTGCAGACTGCTAAG GTGGAACCAGGCTCCACCTGTGCCGTCTTTGGCCTCGGAGGAGTTGGCCTCTCTGTTGTCATGGGCTGCAAGGCGGCTGGAGCTTCCCGCATCATTGCCGTTGATATCAACAGTGACAAGTTTGCCAAGGCCAAGGAGCTGGGAGCCACAGACTGCGTCAACCCTAAAGATTTCAAGAAGCCTATTCATGAAGTGTTGATTGAAATGACCACCCATGGTGTAGACTACTCCTTTGAGGTCATCGGCCATACTGAAACCATG GCTGCAGCCTTGGCCTGTTGCCAATACAACTACGGAGTCAGTGTGATTGTGGGAGTGCCCCCTGCGGCACAGAAGATCAGTTTTGACCCCATGCTCCTCTTCACTGGTCGCACCTGGAAAGGGTCCGTCTTTGGAG gctgGAAGAGTAAAGATTCAGTCCCTAAACTGGTTGCTGActacatgaagaaaaaatttgTTCTGGATCCATTAATAACTCACACCCTTCCTTTCACTAAAATCAATGAAGGATTTGATCTGCTAAGGACAGGGAAAAG TATTCGCAGTGTCCTGGTGTTTTAG
- the LOC137664821 gene encoding alcohol dehydrogenase 1 isoform X4 — protein sequence MSTAGKVIKCKAAVLWEANKPFSIEEVEVAPPKAHEVRIKIMATGICRSDDHVVTGGLVMPFPIILGHEAAGVVESVGEGVTSIKPGDKVIPLFVPQCGECNSCLSTKGNLCSKNDLSSGAGLMPDGTTRFTCKGKAIHHFMGTSTFTEYTVVHESAVARIDSAAPLEKVCLIGCGFSTGYGAAVQTAKVEPGSTCAVFGLGGVGLSVVMGCKAAGASRIIAVDINSDKFAKAKELGATDCVNPKDFKKPIHEVLIEMTTHGVDYSFEVIGHTETMAAALACCQYNYGVSVIVGVPPAAQKISFDPMLLFTGRTWKGSVFGGWKSKDSVPKLVADYMKKKFVLDPLITHTLPFTKINEGFDLLRTGKSIRSVLVF from the exons ATGAGCACGGCAGGCAAA GTTATTAAATGCAAAGCAGCAGTACTGTGGGAAGCCAATAAACCATTTTCTATTGAGGAAGTGGAAGTTGCCCCACCAAAAGCACATGAAGTTCGCATAAAG ATCATGGCCACGGGGATCTGTCGCTCTGATGACCATGTGGTAACTGGGGGACTGGTTATGCCTTTTCCAATAATCCTTGGGCATGAAGCAGCTGGTGTTGTGGAGAGTGTTGGGGAGGGAGTAACTTCTATCAAACCAG GAGACAAGGTTATTCCACTCTTTGTTCCACAGTGTGGGGAGTGCAACAGTTGCTTAAGCACCAAGGGTAATCTGTGCAGTAAAAATGA CCTTAGTTCAGGTGCTGGATTAATGCCTGATGGCACCACTAGATTCACCTGTAAAGGAAAAGCAATTCACCATTTTATGGGTACAAGTACCTTCACTGAATACACAGTAGTGCACGAATCTGCTGTAGCCAGAATTGATTCTGCTGCTCCCCTGGAAAAAGTTTGTCTAATTGGCTGTGGATTTTCAACTGGTTATGGGGCTGCTGTGCAGACTGCTAAG GTGGAACCAGGCTCCACCTGTGCCGTCTTTGGCCTCGGAGGAGTTGGCCTCTCTGTTGTCATGGGCTGCAAGGCGGCTGGAGCTTCCCGCATCATTGCCGTTGATATCAACAGTGACAAGTTTGCCAAGGCCAAGGAGCTGGGAGCCACAGACTGCGTCAACCCTAAAGATTTCAAGAAGCCTATTCATGAAGTGTTGATTGAAATGACCACCCATGGTGTAGACTACTCCTTTGAGGTCATCGGCCATACTGAAACCATG GCTGCAGCCTTGGCCTGTTGCCAATACAACTACGGAGTCAGTGTGATTGTGGGAGTGCCCCCTGCGGCACAGAAGATCAGTTTTGACCCCATGCTCCTCTTCACTGGTCGCACCTGGAAAGGGTCCGTCTTTGGAG gctgGAAGAGTAAAGATTCAGTCCCTAAACTGGTTGCTGActacatgaagaaaaaatttgTTCTGGATCCATTAATAACTCACACCCTTCCTTTCACTAAAATCAATGAAGGATTTGATCTGCTAAGGACAGGGAAAAG TATTCGCAGTGTCCTGGTGTTTTAG
- the LOC137664821 gene encoding alcohol dehydrogenase 1 isoform X5 has translation MVIKCKAAVLWEANKPFSIEEVEVAPPKAHEVRIKIMATGICRSDDHVVTGGLVMPFPIILGHEAAGVVESVGEGVTSIKPGDKVIPLFVPQCGECNSCLSTKGNLCSKNDLSSGAGLMPDGTTRFTCKGKAIHHFMGTSTFTEYTVVHESAVARIDSAAPLEKVCLIGCGFSTGYGAAVQTAKVEPGSTCAVFGLGGVGLSVVMGCKAAGASRIIAVDINSDKFAKAKELGATDCVNPKDFKKPIHEVLIEMTTHGVDYSFEVIGHTETMAAALACCQYNYGVSVIVGVPPAAQKISFDPMLLFTGRTWKGSVFGGWKSKDSVPKLVADYMKKKFVLDPLITHTLPFTKINEGFDLLRTGKSIRSVLVF, from the exons ATG GTTATTAAATGCAAAGCAGCAGTACTGTGGGAAGCCAATAAACCATTTTCTATTGAGGAAGTGGAAGTTGCCCCACCAAAAGCACATGAAGTTCGCATAAAG ATCATGGCCACGGGGATCTGTCGCTCTGATGACCATGTGGTAACTGGGGGACTGGTTATGCCTTTTCCAATAATCCTTGGGCATGAAGCAGCTGGTGTTGTGGAGAGTGTTGGGGAGGGAGTAACTTCTATCAAACCAG GAGACAAGGTTATTCCACTCTTTGTTCCACAGTGTGGGGAGTGCAACAGTTGCTTAAGCACCAAGGGTAATCTGTGCAGTAAAAATGA CCTTAGTTCAGGTGCTGGATTAATGCCTGATGGCACCACTAGATTCACCTGTAAAGGAAAAGCAATTCACCATTTTATGGGTACAAGTACCTTCACTGAATACACAGTAGTGCACGAATCTGCTGTAGCCAGAATTGATTCTGCTGCTCCCCTGGAAAAAGTTTGTCTAATTGGCTGTGGATTTTCAACTGGTTATGGGGCTGCTGTGCAGACTGCTAAG GTGGAACCAGGCTCCACCTGTGCCGTCTTTGGCCTCGGAGGAGTTGGCCTCTCTGTTGTCATGGGCTGCAAGGCGGCTGGAGCTTCCCGCATCATTGCCGTTGATATCAACAGTGACAAGTTTGCCAAGGCCAAGGAGCTGGGAGCCACAGACTGCGTCAACCCTAAAGATTTCAAGAAGCCTATTCATGAAGTGTTGATTGAAATGACCACCCATGGTGTAGACTACTCCTTTGAGGTCATCGGCCATACTGAAACCATG GCTGCAGCCTTGGCCTGTTGCCAATACAACTACGGAGTCAGTGTGATTGTGGGAGTGCCCCCTGCGGCACAGAAGATCAGTTTTGACCCCATGCTCCTCTTCACTGGTCGCACCTGGAAAGGGTCCGTCTTTGGAG gctgGAAGAGTAAAGATTCAGTCCCTAAACTGGTTGCTGActacatgaagaaaaaatttgTTCTGGATCCATTAATAACTCACACCCTTCCTTTCACTAAAATCAATGAAGGATTTGATCTGCTAAGGACAGGGAAAAG TATTCGCAGTGTCCTGGTGTTTTAG